A stretch of Lactuca sativa cultivar Salinas chromosome 6, Lsat_Salinas_v11, whole genome shotgun sequence DNA encodes these proteins:
- the LOC111914172 gene encoding calcium-binding protein CP1 gives MCPTGTSQSLWPARNISDLRSAFEVLDTDHDGKISREDLKTSYADADDEVIATMMTVADSNKDGYVEYDEFEKVLRSDYSGSGSGSVMADVFKSMDRDGDGKVGYGDLTSYLSSAGFEVNDDEIKAMLGLGGVDGGADGVTFDEFLKILSV, from the coding sequence ATGTGTCCAACCGGAACTTCCCAATCCCTATGGCCGGCGAGGAATATCTCCGACCTACGCTCTGCATTTGAGGTCCTCGACACCGATCATGACGGAAAGATCAGCCGTGAAGATCTCAAAACATCTTATGCAGACGCCGACGACGAAGTCATCGCCACGATGATGACGGTTGCTGATTCTAACAAGGACGGTTACGTTGAGTACGATGAGTTTGAGAAAGTGTTGAGAAGTGATTACAGCGGCAGCGGCAGCGGCAGCGTGATGGCGGATGTGTTTAAGTCTATGGACAGAGACGGCGACGGAAAGGTAGGGTATGGAGATCTTACGAGTTATCTCAGTTCGGCGGGATTTGAGGTTAATGACGATGAAATCAAAGCGATGCTTGGATTGGGCGGAGTAGACGGTGGTGCCGACGGTGTAACGTTCGACGAATTTCTAAAGATATTGTCGGTTTGA